CAAGAAGAGACAAGAGAAGATCACCAAACATGAAGAAGGCATTACCTGGACTTTCAATTTGTCCTCAGTGCCACGAGCCAAAACTTCCACATAGAGTTTGCCCGAATTGCAATTTTTACGATGGTAAGGAAGTTATCGCTTCTGAAGCATAAGCAAGTAAACACACAAAAAATTTTAACACCGGAATTTCATCCGGTGTTATTTTTTCGGTTTAACCAACAGGAGCATAAGCTAGAGGAATCCTATGAATCACAAGTATATTATTTTAACAGCCATGTACCACTATGAGTTGGTACCTCAGAAAAATCATTCCTCTGCCACACAGATAAGGCATATTTTGACCACTACCAATCCACATTCGTGGGTATTTGGCGCCAAGCGAATGATGAAGAAAGCATTGCAAGAAAATTATGGGATAAGAAGTCGCAAGACAATGCAGGATGAAATTGATTCTTTTACGATGACTATCTGCGAAGATTGTGCCATTTATGGGTTATTGATTGAGCTGTATTTATTCAATCCTACAAAGTTTTTACATACCACATCAGATGAGGCGCAAGTTCTTTTGGCTACCCTATTGGAAGATAACCAGAAAAATCCGCTAGGACAGATTTGGAAAGCACTGCAGCTAAGGGAGGCACAAGGGGAGTATGTTCAAAACATAAGCAAAACTGCGGCTAATTTTTTTGAAGATGAAAATATGGACTATGTGAGAGAGCTGTATGAGTTATTCCAGAAAAATCGGACATGGCTAACGAAAACTGGGGGCATGTCATTTGCAGGGTTCCAGCTGTCGCGCATTATTTCTATTTTGGCAGATAGCCATATGTGTGGCTACTTAAGTGATGACGCGGCCAGAAAATCAATGGACTATTATGGTGCTATAGCCGAACAGCTTTTTCCAAATTGGGAAGCATTTTTGTTCAGTGCGGTGTTGGGCAAACAAATGATGTCGGGGGCCAGTGGACAGTTTATTATTGGCGCCGCCGACTATATAGCCAGTTGCTGCGCACTTGCGGCACACCCCAGCAAGCTCTTGGAGCTTTCCGAGGTATGGGTAGGCAGTGATACCACTTTTTTTGTTAATAGCTTTACTAATTATTCTTAAAGGAGAAAATACATATGATACAAGCAGAAAATGAAATTCGTCTTTTCCAGGATACGGTAGTACCGATTTTTGAAAAGCATGGCATGGGGTATACGGTGACTGACGATGTGGAAAACAAGCGTTTTTACTGTATACCAAGCGGTACAGCGGCTTACTTTGGAGTTACTGTGTTT
The genomic region above belongs to Aminipila butyrica and contains:
- the rpmF gene encoding 50S ribosomal protein L32, with the protein product MAVPKRKTSKARRDKRRSPNMKKALPGLSICPQCHEPKLPHRVCPNCNFYDGKEVIASEA
- a CDS encoding DUF1266 domain-containing protein — encoded protein: MMKKALQENYGIRSRKTMQDEIDSFTMTICEDCAIYGLLIELYLFNPTKFLHTTSDEAQVLLATLLEDNQKNPLGQIWKALQLREAQGEYVQNISKTAANFFEDENMDYVRELYELFQKNRTWLTKTGGMSFAGFQLSRIISILADSHMCGYLSDDAARKSMDYYGAIAEQLFPNWEAFLFSAVLGKQMMSGASGQFIIGAADYIASCCALAAHPSKLLELSEVWVGSDTTFFVNSFTNYS